CTTCACTGCCGAGATCCCGGAGTCGAGCGCGATGTTCCCCGCGGTGACGCCGGCCGGGTCGAAGAAGTTGTTGCCGGTGGTGCCGTCGAGGGCGTACCCCGCCTTGTGCACCGTGTTAACCTGGGTGACGATCTGGTTGGCCATCTCGTCCAGCAGCGAGCGGTACTTGGGCACGATGCTGTCACGCACCTCCATGGTGCCGCCCAGCTTGCCCCCGATGGTGGCGCCGTCGCCGACGGTGCCAACCAGGGTATCGGTGCCGGGGGCGTTGGCCGGGGGCGGGTTGCCCAGCCCCGAGAGCATGATGTCGTTGGTGGCCGGCGTACCGGTCGCGTTGGTGTAGAGCGTCGCGTACCTGGTGCTGGAGACCAGCTGTCCCCCGCCGGGCAGGGTGACCGAGGCGGTGTTGTCGCTGGCGATGGTGTAGCTGATGCCGGTCTGCTCCGAGAGCTTCCTGAGCAGGAGGTCGCGCTGGTCCAAAAGCTCGTTGGGGCTCCCCCCTACCGCGCTGGTGGCCATGATCTGCTGGTTCACCAGGGCCAGGTTCCTCGCGTTGTCGGTCACCTCGGCGGTGATGCCGACCAGGTTGCTGTCCGCGGTCGAGGCGACCGAGGTAAGCGTGGAGTCGGCCTGGTGGAAGCTGTCCACCGTGATCTGGGCCCGGGTCAGCACGGCCTGCCGCTCAGCGGCGCCGGAAGGATTCACGGAGAGGTCCTGGAAGGCGCCGAACAGGTTGGCTACCGCGGTCCCCAGTCCGTCCGAGGTGAGCGAGTTGAAGGTGGGCTCGATCTGCTCCAGCGCCGACTGCTGCGCCAGCCCCTCCTGGTAGGTGCTGTTCGCGTTCACCAGTTGCAGCTGCAGCATGTTGTCGTAGCTGCGCTGCACCGCCGCGATCTGCACGCCGGTCCCTAGGGCGAAACCGTTGGCGGTGCCCACCGGCTTGTTCTCCATGATCACCCGCTGGCGGGAATACCCCTCGGTATTGACGTTGGAGATGTTCTCGCCGGTGACCTCGATGGCCAGTCGCTGCGCGGTGATGCCAGAGGAGGCTATGTCGAAGAGGGTGTTGATGCCCAT
This window of the Geomonas agri genome carries:
- the flgK gene encoding flagellar hook-associated protein FlgK; this translates as MGINTLFDIASSGITAQRLAIEVTGENISNVNTEGYSRQRVIMENKPVGTANGFALGTGVQIAAVQRSYDNMLQLQLVNANSTYQEGLAQQSALEQIEPTFNSLTSDGLGTAVANLFGAFQDLSVNPSGAAERQAVLTRAQITVDSFHQADSTLTSVASTADSNLVGITAEVTDNARNLALVNQQIMATSAVGGSPNELLDQRDLLLRKLSEQTGISYTIASDNTASVTLPGGGQLVSSTRYATLYTNATGTPATNDIMLSGLGNPPPANAPGTDTLVGTVGDGATIGGKLGGTMEVRDSIVPKYRSLLDEMANQIVTQVNTVHKAGYALDGTTGNNFFDPAGVTAGNIALDSGISAVKIAAGLPTASDPIPTSSGNNVNAVKLANLGSTSFAFSTGSATLGNFYNSLVSQVGVDTEGTQNVTSQNAAFVKQLNALRSSNSEVSLDEELLNLTKYQRAFQGSAKVVNAGSDMLDTILNMVR